A stretch of the Ananas comosus cultivar F153 linkage group 14, ASM154086v1, whole genome shotgun sequence genome encodes the following:
- the LOC109720306 gene encoding protein NETWORKED 4B has product MKRMVSKKSHSWWWDSHISPKNSKWLAENLEEMDKQVKEMLKLIEEEGDSFAKKAEMYYQRRPELVSHVENFYRMYRALAERYDNVTGELRRNLPSELQSQGSINGSDFGSDSPSPERTPERKQPHRKLRTRAAGFDVFLGSGGSSDLSKKGSDGSSSSSDSEAESDGKENGNGISYTLHQRILELEDEIRDLNVKLQLQEELNMKCQCSFGEKGDYSELTSKVSEMEAELATAKDKLIFSEAEVNSLRKKLEERTHLENDRFGLNLENGNHDALESELLAHKHEIEYLKGAMASAAKQFESDLKHCNTEIDRYKKELVDSSERFSQEKSTLKAEIQKLEATIEDLKAELEKVSRAKSLLETRVAELEKVMQDLKANSDSSYEKLLQEKSAFDLKLLNLSQANELLESKLSTAESELKQLRAEKDESCLERENRISELNHTLDSLKMKIKELETEKSMLVDKVGALDSELLNLSQANALLEANLSTKESELRLLNVEKNEACLERDSRISELNRSLSSLNARIAILETEKSMLVDQTGALDRDLRLRNEKIGLLDKHLNELHLEHAKLIEEIEAAQRSSTDLKVRVGELEEEVERQKVLIADGAELKREAIRQLCFSLEHYRDGYQQLRQLLQGQKRLLVAAS; this is encoded by the exons ATGAAGAGAATGGTTTCTAAGAAATCACATTCATGGTGGTGGGACAGCCATATAAGCCCTAAAAACTCAAAATGGCTTGCGGAAAACCTTGAAG AAATGGATAAGCAAGTCAAGGAGATGCTAAAACTTATCGAAGAGGAAGGCGACTCCTTTGCAAAAAAGGCTGAAATGTATTACCAAAGGCGCCCTGAGCTTGTTTCGCACGTGGAAAACTTTTATCGCATGTACCGTGCCTTAGCCGAGCGGTACGATAATGTGACAGGCGAATTGCGCCGCAACCTTCCCTCCGAGCTCCAATCTCAAGGCTCAATCAACGGCTCAGATTTCGGTTCTGATTCGCCCTCGCCGGAACGCACCCCAGAGAGGAAGCAGCCACATCGAAAGTTGAGAACCAGAGCTGCAGGGTTTGATGTGTTCCTCGGCTCGGGAGGTAGTTCGGACCTTTCGAAAAAAGGAAGTGATGGGTCATCGTCTTCTTCAGATTCCGAGGCTGAATCGGACGGAAAAGAGAATGGCAATGGAATTTCTTATACTCTTCATCAGAGGATTCTTGAATTAGAGGATGAGATTCGTGATTTGAATGTGAAGCTTCAGTTGCAGGAGGAACTGAATATGAAATGCCAATGCAGTTTCGGGGAAAAGGGAGACTATTCCGAGCTTACTTCTAAAGTTTCGGAGATGGAAGCTGAGCTTGCAACTGCGAAGGATAAGCTGATTTTTTCAGAAGCAGAGGTTAATTCTCTTCGGAAAAAACTGGAGGAAAGAACTCATCTTGAAAACGACAGATTCGGGCTAAATCTGGAAAATGGGAATCATGATGCATTGGAATCTGAATTATTAGCACATAAGCACGAAATCGAGTACTTAAAGGGCGCAATGGCTTCTGCAGCTAAGCAGTTTGAGTCCGATTTGAAACACTGCAATACTGAAATTGACAGATATAAAAAAGAACTCGTTGATTCTTCCGAAAGGTTTTCACAGGAGAAGTCTACTCTGAAAGCTGAAATCCAAAAGCTAGAAGCTACTATCGAGGACTTGAAAGCTGAACTCGAAAAGGTCTCGCGAGCAAAATCACTGCTCGAAACTCGTGTTGCGGAGTTAGAAAAAGTGATGCAGGACTTAAAAGCCAACAGTGATAGCTCTTATGAAAAGTTATTGCAGGAAAAGTCGgcttttgatttgaaattgcTTAATCTCTCACAAGCCAATGAATTACTTGAATCCAAGTTATCGACGGCTGAAAGTGAACTTAAACAACTTAGAGCTGAGAAGGATGAATCatgtctagagagagagaaccgcATCTCCGAGCTAAATCATACCCTCGATTCTCTTAAAATGAAAATCAAGGAGCTTGAAACTGAAAAATCCATGCTAGTAGATAAGGTTGGTGCTCTTGATTCGGAGCTGCTTAATCTCTCACAAGCCAATGCTTTACTCGAAGCTAACCTTTCGACGAAGGAGAGCGAGCTTAGACTGCTTAATGTAGAGAAGAATGAAGCTTGTCTAGAGAGAGACAGCCGCATCTCCGAACTGAACCGAAGTCTCAGCTCTCTTAACGCGCGAATTGCAATTCTGGAAACCGAGAAATCCATGCTGGTTGATCAGACGGGCGCTCTCGATCGCGATCTAAGGCTTCGCAACGAGAAGATTGGGCTTTTGGACAAGCACTTAAACGAGCTGCATCTAGAGCATGCGAAGCTGATCGAGGAGATCGAGGCAGCGCAGCGATCCAGCACAGATCTTAAAGTGCGGGTGGGCGAGCTGGAGGAGGAAGTAGAGAGGCAGAAGGTGCTAATCGCCGACGGGGCAGAGCTGAAGCGAGAAGCCATAAGGCAGCTCTGCTTCTCCCTCGAGCACTACCGCGACGGCTATCAACAGCTACGGCAGCTGCTGCAGGGGCAGAAGCGGCTTCTGGTGGCAGCTTCTTGA